In Raphanus sativus cultivar WK10039 chromosome 5, ASM80110v3, whole genome shotgun sequence, the following proteins share a genomic window:
- the LOC108857282 gene encoding putative DUF21 domain-containing protein At1g03270 isoform X1 encodes MGVLSMVVLVKAAYSLNSFVFEAEDIRFGCPWWFVVVGVACLLVLFAGIMSGLTLGLMSLGLVELEILQQSGSSSERKQAAAILPVVKKQHQLLVTLLLCNAAAMEALPICLDKIFHPFVAVLLSVTFVLAFGEIIPQAICSRYGLAVGANFLWLVRILMILCYPIAYPIGKVLDAVIGHNDTLFRRAQLKALVSMHSQEAGKGGELTHEETMIISGALDLSEKKAEEAMTPIESTFSLDVTTKLNWETIGKILSRGHSRIPVYLGKPKNIIGLLLVKSLLTVRAEAETLVSSVSIRKIPRVPSDMPLYDILNEFQKGNSHMAAVVKVKDKDKKKNMSSNGEPPKEYMNYMSNGEPPKEYMNSYSSPLLTAPLLKQVDERHDDVVLDIDKVPTHAETRGRNFQQNGVVTREDLPRLLEDNEDGEVIGIITLEDVFEELLQAEIVDETDVYIDVHKRVRVAAAAAAAVSSITRASPVEYQSKVGLTVKKLVGKEARSTKKSKNTEPLLAESDR; translated from the exons ATGGGTGTTCTGAGCATGGTTGTATTGGTAAAAGCAGCTTATTCGTTGAACAGCTTCGTCTTCGAGGCGGAAGACATCCGATTCGGTTGCCCGTGGTGGTTCGTCGTCGTCGGTGTGGCGTGTCTCCTCGTTCTCTTCGCCGGGATAATGTCGGGACTAACGCTCGGATTAATGTCCCTTGGCCTTGTCGAGCTCGAGATTCTCCAGCAGAGTGGTTCCTCCTCCGAGAGAAAACAAGCCG CTGCTATCTTACCAGTGGTTAAGAAGCAGCATCAACTTCTTGTGACTCTGCTTCTATGCAATGCAGCTGCCATGGAG gCACTTCCTATATGCCTGGATAAGATATTCCACCCCTTTGTGGCTGTTTTGCTCTCTGTTACTTTTGTTCTTGCTTTTGGGGAG ATAATTCCACAAGCTATATGCTCGAGGTATGGGCTTGCTGTTGGCGCTAATTTTTTGTGGCTGGTTCGCATTTTGATGATACTCTGCTATCCTATCGCTTACCCTATTGGCAAG GTTCTTGATGCTGTAATTGGGCATAATGACACACTGTTTAGGCGTGCTCAGCTGAAAGCACTTGTCTCAATGCACAGCCAGGAG GCTGGTAAGGGAGGTGAACTGACACACGAGGAAACAATGATTATAAGCGGAGCCCTTGATTTGAGTGAGAAG AAGGCTGAGGAAGCTATGACGCCAATTGAATCAACATTTTCCTTGGATGTGACTACAAAGTTAAACTG GGAAACAATTGGAAAAATACTTTCCAGAGGTCATAGCCGGATCCCTGTCTACTTGGGGAAACCGAAAAATATCATTGGGCTTCTATTG GTTAAGAGTCTTCTAACTGTAAGAGCAGAAGCAGAGACATTAGTAAGTTCTGTTTCCATCAGGAAGATCCCAAG GGTTCCATCAGATATGCCATTGTATGATATCCTCAACGAGTTTCAAAAGGGAAACAGTCACATGGCTGCGGTTGTCAAAGTCAAAGATAAAGATAAAAAGAAGAACATGAGTAGTAATGGGGAACCACCCAAGGAATATATGAACTACATGAGTAATGGGGAACCACCCAAGGAATATATGAACTCATACTCGAGTCCTCTTCTAACCGCTCCTCTGCTTAAGCAAGTCGATGAAAGGCATGATGATGTTGTGCTTGATATTGATAAAGTACCAACACATGCGGAAACTAGGGGAAGAAATTTTCAACAGAACGGTGTTGTGACAAGGGAGGACTTGCCGCGTTTGTTAGAAGATAACGAGGATGGAGAAGTTATAGGCATCATCACATTAGAAGATGTTTTCGAAGAACTTTTACAA GCAGAGATCGTGGATGAAACCGACGTATACATTGATGTACATAAAAG GGTACGCgtggcagcagcagcagcagcggcTGTATCATCCATAACACGTGCTTCGCCAGTG GAGTATCAAAGCAAAGTAGGACTAACGGTGAAGAAGCTTGTGGGTAAAGAAGCACGAAGTACCAAGAAATCAAAAAACACGGAGCCTCTTTTAGCAGAATCAGATAGataa
- the LOC108857378 gene encoding uncharacterized protein LOC108857378, which translates to MAASSFTPSTFRIAISLLLLVAIGTALIFLPVEQKLKDFLLWIKEDLGPFGPIALALAYIPLTVVAVPASVLTLGGGYLFGLPVGFVADSLGATLGATAAFLLGRTIGKSYVTSKIKHYPKFQAVSVAIQRSGFKIVLLLRVVPLLPFNMLNYLLSVTPVRLGEYMLATWLGMMPITFALVYVGTTLKDLSDITHGWHEVSVFRWVLMMVGIALAVILIVCITRVAKSSLEKALAENAADILDGKKNDDTSMLPIAEPPPPPDHLHEPLDIRIDP; encoded by the exons ATGGCGGCGAGTTCCTTCACTCCCTCCACTTTCCGAATAGCAATCTCGCTCCTCCTCCTTGTCGCTATCGGCACCGCTCTCATTTTTCTCCCCGTTGAACAG AAATTGAAGGACTTCTTGTTATGGATTAAGGAAGATCTTGGACCCTTTGGTCCAATTGCACT GGCTTTGGCTTATATCCCCCTCACAGTTGTGGCGGTTCCGGCTTCTGTACTTACG CTAGGGGGTGGTTATCTTTTTGGCCTGCCTGTAGGATTTGTAGCCGACTCTCTTGGAGCTACATTAGGTGCAACAGCAGCATTTCTACTTGGTAGAACG ATTGGTAAATCTTATGTCACCTCAAAAATAAAGCATTACCCAAAGTTTCAAGCTGTTTCCGTTGCAATTCAAAGATCTGGCTTCAAG ATAGTTTTGCTCCTACGTGTTGTTCCCCTTCTGCCCTTCAATATGTTGAATTACCTGCTATCTGTCACCCCTGTTCGGTTAGGGGAATACATGCTGGCCACTTGGTTGGGAATGATG CCCATTACGTTTGCGCTAGTTTATGTTGGAACAACACTGAAAGATCTATCTGATATTACACATGGATGGCATGAGGTGTCAGTTTTTCGTTGG GTACTAATGATGGTTGGCATTGCTCTAGCTG TAATTCTGATAGTATGCATAACAAGAGTGGCGAAGTCATCATTGGAGAAAGCATTGGCTGAAAATGCAGCAGATATATTAGATGGGAAGAAGAATGATGACACATCCATGCTACCCATAGcagaaccaccaccaccaccggatCATCTACACGAGCCTCTCGACATCAGAATCGACCCATAA
- the LOC108857282 gene encoding putative DUF21 domain-containing protein At1g03270 isoform X2 — translation MGVLSMVVLVKAAYSLNSFVFEAEDIRFGCPWWFVVVGVACLLVLFAGIMSGLTLGLMSLGLVELEILQQSGSSSERKQAVVKKQHQLLVTLLLCNAAAMEALPICLDKIFHPFVAVLLSVTFVLAFGEIIPQAICSRYGLAVGANFLWLVRILMILCYPIAYPIGKVLDAVIGHNDTLFRRAQLKALVSMHSQEAGKGGELTHEETMIISGALDLSEKKAEEAMTPIESTFSLDVTTKLNWETIGKILSRGHSRIPVYLGKPKNIIGLLLVKSLLTVRAEAETLVSSVSIRKIPRVPSDMPLYDILNEFQKGNSHMAAVVKVKDKDKKKNMSSNGEPPKEYMNYMSNGEPPKEYMNSYSSPLLTAPLLKQVDERHDDVVLDIDKVPTHAETRGRNFQQNGVVTREDLPRLLEDNEDGEVIGIITLEDVFEELLQAEIVDETDVYIDVHKRVRVAAAAAAAVSSITRASPVEYQSKVGLTVKKLVGKEARSTKKSKNTEPLLAESDR, via the exons ATGGGTGTTCTGAGCATGGTTGTATTGGTAAAAGCAGCTTATTCGTTGAACAGCTTCGTCTTCGAGGCGGAAGACATCCGATTCGGTTGCCCGTGGTGGTTCGTCGTCGTCGGTGTGGCGTGTCTCCTCGTTCTCTTCGCCGGGATAATGTCGGGACTAACGCTCGGATTAATGTCCCTTGGCCTTGTCGAGCTCGAGATTCTCCAGCAGAGTGGTTCCTCCTCCGAGAGAAAACAAGCCG TGGTTAAGAAGCAGCATCAACTTCTTGTGACTCTGCTTCTATGCAATGCAGCTGCCATGGAG gCACTTCCTATATGCCTGGATAAGATATTCCACCCCTTTGTGGCTGTTTTGCTCTCTGTTACTTTTGTTCTTGCTTTTGGGGAG ATAATTCCACAAGCTATATGCTCGAGGTATGGGCTTGCTGTTGGCGCTAATTTTTTGTGGCTGGTTCGCATTTTGATGATACTCTGCTATCCTATCGCTTACCCTATTGGCAAG GTTCTTGATGCTGTAATTGGGCATAATGACACACTGTTTAGGCGTGCTCAGCTGAAAGCACTTGTCTCAATGCACAGCCAGGAG GCTGGTAAGGGAGGTGAACTGACACACGAGGAAACAATGATTATAAGCGGAGCCCTTGATTTGAGTGAGAAG AAGGCTGAGGAAGCTATGACGCCAATTGAATCAACATTTTCCTTGGATGTGACTACAAAGTTAAACTG GGAAACAATTGGAAAAATACTTTCCAGAGGTCATAGCCGGATCCCTGTCTACTTGGGGAAACCGAAAAATATCATTGGGCTTCTATTG GTTAAGAGTCTTCTAACTGTAAGAGCAGAAGCAGAGACATTAGTAAGTTCTGTTTCCATCAGGAAGATCCCAAG GGTTCCATCAGATATGCCATTGTATGATATCCTCAACGAGTTTCAAAAGGGAAACAGTCACATGGCTGCGGTTGTCAAAGTCAAAGATAAAGATAAAAAGAAGAACATGAGTAGTAATGGGGAACCACCCAAGGAATATATGAACTACATGAGTAATGGGGAACCACCCAAGGAATATATGAACTCATACTCGAGTCCTCTTCTAACCGCTCCTCTGCTTAAGCAAGTCGATGAAAGGCATGATGATGTTGTGCTTGATATTGATAAAGTACCAACACATGCGGAAACTAGGGGAAGAAATTTTCAACAGAACGGTGTTGTGACAAGGGAGGACTTGCCGCGTTTGTTAGAAGATAACGAGGATGGAGAAGTTATAGGCATCATCACATTAGAAGATGTTTTCGAAGAACTTTTACAA GCAGAGATCGTGGATGAAACCGACGTATACATTGATGTACATAAAAG GGTACGCgtggcagcagcagcagcagcggcTGTATCATCCATAACACGTGCTTCGCCAGTG GAGTATCAAAGCAAAGTAGGACTAACGGTGAAGAAGCTTGTGGGTAAAGAAGCACGAAGTACCAAGAAATCAAAAAACACGGAGCCTCTTTTAGCAGAATCAGATAGataa
- the LOC108858479 gene encoding probable aspartic proteinase GIP2: MASSSIIFSLLFLFFFSLSSAQPSFRPKALLLPVTKDKSTLQYTTVINQRTPHVAASVVFDLGGRNLWVDCDKDYVSTTYRSPRCNSAVCSRTGSTACGTCFSPPSPGCSNNTCSLMPDNSVTGTATSGEVATDVVSIQSTDGRNPGRAVKIPNLIFGCGATFLLEGLAPGTVGMAGMGRHNIGLPSQFAAAFSFNRKFAVCLTSGRGVAFFGNVPYILLPGILISRLKTTPLLINPVSTASAYSEGEKSTEYFIGVTDIKVLEKSISFNQTLLKIDATIGVGGTKISTVDPYTVMETSIFNGLTSAFVGAAALRNITRVSSVKPFGACFSSRNVYKTRVGYSVPDIQLVLQNNDIVWRILGANSMVTVSPDVICLGFVDGGVNARTSVVIGGLQLEDNLVEFDLASNRLGFSNTLLGLQTSCANFNFTSTSTTSTARYVL; this comes from the coding sequence ATGGCTTCTTCTTCGATCATATTCTCCCtccttttccttttcttcttctcactcTCATCTGCTCAACCATCATTCCGACCAAAAGCCCTCCTTCTCCCTGTCACAAAAGACAAATCCACCCTCCAATACACAACCGTTATCAACCAACGCACTCCTCACGTCGCCGCCTCCGTCGTCTTCGACCTGGGTGGCCGAAACCTCTGGGTCGACTGCGACAAAGATTACGTCTCCACCACATACCGCTCCCCTCGCTGCAACTCCGCCGTGTGCTCACGAACCGGCTCCACCGCCTGCGGCACTTGCTTCTCTCCCCCTAGTCCTGGCTGTAGCAACAATACTTGCAGCTTAATGCCAGATAACTCCGTCACCGGAACCGCCACCTCCGGCGAAGTTGCTACAGACGTTGTGTCGATTCAGTCAACCGATGGCCGGAACCCGGGCCGGGCCGTTAAAATCCCCAATTTGATCTTCGGATGCGGGGCAACGTTTCTGCTTGAAGGACTCGCCCCCGGAACAGTCGGCATGGCTGGGATGGGACGCCACAACATCGGACTCCCGTCTCAGTTCGCCGCGGCGTTTAGCTTCAACAGAAAATTTGCAGTGTGTCTCACTTCGGGAAGAGGCGTCGCCTTCTTCGGTAACGTGCCTTACATTCTCCTCCCCGGAATCCTGATCTCACGGCTCAAAACGACGCCGCTTCTCATCAACCCCGTGAGCACCGCTTCTGCCTACTCAGAAGGAGAGAAATCCACCGAGTATTTCATCGGCGTAACTGACATCAAAGTCCTCGAGAAATCAATTTCATTCAACCAAACGCTTCTCAAGATCGATGCCACCATCGGAGTCGGAGGAACCAAGATCAGCACGGTGGATCCCTACACCGTGATGGAGACGTCCATCTTCAACGGGCTCACGTCGGCCTTCGTCGGAGCAGCTGCCTTGAGGAACATCACTCGAGTATCGTCGGTGAAGCCATTCGGCGCGTGTTTCAGCTCGCGGAACGTTTACAAAACGCGCGTCGGTTACAGCGTGCCGGATATCCAGCTCGTGCTTCAGAACAACGACATCGTCTGGAGGATATTGGGAGCTAATTCGATGGTGACCGTTAGCCCTGACGTCATATGTTTGGGTTTTGTTGATGGAGGAGTCAACGCCAGAACCTCTGTGGTGATCGGAGGGCTTCAGCTGGAAGATAACTTGGTCGAATTTGATCTGGCCAGTAACAGATTGGGCTTTAGTAACACCTTATTGGGCCTTCAAACTAGTTGTGCCAACTTCAATTTCACTTCCACTTCCACCACTTCCACTGCTCGATATGTTTTGTAA
- the LOC108857073 gene encoding probable aspartic proteinase GIP2: protein MASSPTIFSVLFLFIFSFSSAQPSFRPRALLLPVTKDKSTLQYTTFINQRTPLVAASVVFDLGGRNLWVDCDKDYVSTTYRSPRCNSAVCSRTGSTACGTCFSPPRPGCSNNTCSLIPDNTVTGTATSGEVATDIVSIQSTDGRNPGRVAKIPNLIFGCGATFLLKGLAAGTVGMAGMGRHNIGLPSQFAAAFSFKRKFAVCLTSGRGVAFFGNGPYVFLPGIQISRLQTTQLLINPVSTASAYSQGEKSTEYFVGVTDIRIADKSVPINKTLLKIDGTTGVGGTKISTVDPYTVMETSIFKAFTSAFVRAAAARNITRVPSVKPFGACFSTENVFGTRVGYAVPDIQLVFQSNDVVWRIFGANSMVSVSREVICLGFVDGGVNARTSVVIGGFQLEDNLIEFDLASNRLSFSSTLLGLRTNCANFNFTSTT, encoded by the coding sequence ATGGCTTCTTCTCCGACAATTTTCTCCGTCCTTTTCCTTTTCATCTTCTCATTCTCATCTGCGCAACCATCATTCCGACCAAGAGCTCTCCTTCTCCCTGTCACAAAAGACAAATCCACCCTCCAATACACAACCTTTATCAACCAACGCACTCCTCTCGTCGCCGCCTCCGTCGTCTTCGACCTCGGTGGCCGAAACCTCTGGGTCGACTGCGACAAAGACTACGTCTCCACCACATACCGCTCCCCTCGCTGCAACTCCGCCGTGTGCTCACGAACCGGCTCCACCGCCTGCGGCACGTGCTTCTCTCCTCCTAGACCCGGCTGCAGCAACAACACTTGCAGCTTAATCCCAGATAACACCGTCACAGGAACCGCCACCTCTGGCGAAGTCGCTACAGACATCGTGTCGATTCAATCAACGGACGGCCGGAACCCGGGTCGGGTCGCTAAAATCCCCAATTTGATCTTCGGATGCGGGGCAACGTTTCTGCTTAAAGGACTCGCTGCCGGAACCGTCGGTATGGCTGGTATGGGACGCCACAACATCGGACTCCCGTCTCAGTTCGCCGCGGCGTTTAGCTTCAAACGCAAATTCGCAGTGTGTCTCACTTCGGGAAGAGGCGTCGCCTTCTTCGGCAACGGACCTTACGTATTCCTCCCCGGGATCCAGATCTCAAGGCTCCAAACGACGCAGCTTCTCATCAATCCCGTGAGCACAGCTTCCGCGTATTCGCAAGGAGAGAAATCCACCGAGTATTTCGTCGGCGTCACTGACATCAGAATCGCTGATAAATCGGTTCCGATCAACAAAACGCTTCTCAAGATAGACGGAACTACCGGCGTCGGAGGAACCAAGATCAGCACGGTGGATCCGTACACCGTGATGGAGACGTCCATCTTCAAAGCGTTCACGTCGGCGTTCGTCAGAGCAGCCGCGGCGAGGAATATTACTCGAGTACCGTCGGTGAAACCGTTCGGCGCGTGTTTCAGCACGGAGAACGTGTTCGGAACGCGCGTTGGATACGCTGTGCCGGATATCCAGCTTGTGTTTCAGAGTAACGACGTCGTTTGGAGGATCTTCGGAGCTAACTCGATGGTGAGCGTTAGCCGCGAAGtcatctgtttgggtttcgttGACGGAGGAGTCAACGCGAGAACTTCCGTAGTGATCGGAGGGTTTCAGCTGGAAGATAACTTGATAGAGTTTGATTTGGCAAGTAACAGATTGAGCTTTAGTTCCACTTTATTGGGCCTTCGCACTAATTGTGCCAATTTCAATTTCACTTCCACTACTTGA
- the LOC108863257 gene encoding uncharacterized protein LOC108863257 gives MKKRQKSGIMGDRKRKKSRDERGREEGERRDDDDDDDELSGGGGESSDVDDADKDLKRLKSNFEVLCDEDKILVFYKKLLIEWKQELDAVENTERRTAKGKKNVATFKQCARYLTPLFNLCRKKGLPSDIRQALMVMVKHCIKRDYLAAMDHYIKLAIGNAPWPIGVTMVGIHERSAREKIHTNSVAHIMNDETTRKYLQSVKRLMTFCQRRYPTMPSKAVEFNSLANGSDLQSLLAEERYFGGDRGQVSEERLCLMPSQKDN, from the exons ATGAAGAAGAGGCAGAAGAGTGGGATCATGGGAGataggaagaggaagaagagtagagatgagagagggagagaggaaGGTGAGAGgagggatgatgatgatgatgatgatgagcttagtggtggtggtggtgagtcTAGTGATGTTGATGATGCTGATAAGGATTTGAAGCGTTTGAAATCTAATTTCGAGGTTCTTTGTGATGAGGATAAGATTCTTGTGTTTTACAAGAAGCTGTTGATTGAGTGGAAACAGGAGCTTGATGCTGTGGAGAACACTGAGAGGAGAACTGCTAAAGGGAAGAAGAATGTTGCCACTTTTAAGCAGTGTGCTAGGTATCTTACTCCTCTCTTCAACTTATGCAGGAAGAAG GGTTTGCCATCTGATATTCGTCAAGCTTTAATGGTGATGGTTAAGCACTGCATAAAGCGAGATTACCTCGCTGCGATGGATCACTACATCAAACTAGCCATAGGAAACGCACCATGGCCCATCGGTGTGACTATGGTTGGTATCCACGAGCGTTCTGCGCGAGAGAAGATTCACACCAACAGTGTTGCTCACATCATGAACGACGAGACCACTCGCAAGTATCTTCAGTCGGTTAAAAGATTGATGACGTTCTGCCAGAGACGTTATCCAACTATGCCTTCTAAAGCTGTTGAGTTCAATAGCTTAGCCAACGGAAGTGATTTACAGTCGTTGCTCGCTGAAGAGAGGTACTTTGGTGGTGATCGTGGACAAGTCTCGGAAGAGAGACTATGCCTTATGCCTTCTCAGAAGGACAACTAA
- the LOC108860913 gene encoding probable histone H2A.7, which translates to MQQLNLKQRTRGSKIAIEVEVPTMTEATVKLTIKLGGRLISLSVSPDDTTKDLKSLLQPITNVLPRGQKLIFKEVLELAGNASKHLKVKRITPKNLQLAIRGDEELHTLIKGTIAGGGVIPHIHKSLILTVGISLSCGGVTLQTLDTYILHTFDE; encoded by the exons ATGCAGCAATTGAATCTGAAGCAAAGAACAAGAGGAAGTAAAATTGCAATAGAGGTCGAAGTTCCAACAATGACGGAAGCCACCGTTAAGCTCACAATCAAATTGGGAGGAAGATTAATATCACTTTCGGTATCACCTGACGATACAACCAAAGACCTCAAATCTCTTCTTCAACCAATCACCAACGTTCTTCCTCGTGGTCAGAAACTCATCTTCAAAG AAGTTCTTGAGTTAGCTGGAAATGCAAGTAAGCACCTGAAAGTGAAGAGGATAACTCCAAAAAATTTACAGTTGGCGATCAGAGGAGATGAGGAGCTTCACACGCTCATCAAAGGAACCATTGCCGGAGGTGGTGTGATCCCACACATCCACAAGTCTCTCATTCTTACGGTGGGAATTAGTCTCAGTTGTGGTGGCGTTACATTACAGACGCTTGATACATACATATTACATACCTTTGATGAATGA
- the LOC108857282 gene encoding putative DUF21 domain-containing protein At1g03270 isoform X3 translates to MGVLSMVVLVKAAYSLNSFVFEAEDIRFGCPWWFVVVGVACLLVLFAGIMSGLTLGLMSLGLVELEILQQSGSSSERKQAAAILPVVKKQHQLLVTLLLCNAAAMEALPICLDKIFHPFVAVLLSVTFVLAFGEIIPQAICSRYGLAVGANFLWLVRILMILCYPIAYPIGKVLDAVIGHNDTLFRRAQLKALVSMHSQEAGKGGELTHEETMIISGALDLSEKKAEEAMTPIESTFSLDVTTKLNWETIGKILSRGHSRIPVYLGKPKNIIGLLLVKSLLTVRAEAETLVSSVSIRKIPRVPSDMPLYDILNEFQKGNSHMAAVVKVKDKDKKKNMSSNGEPPKEYMNSYSSPLLTAPLLKQVDERHDDVVLDIDKVPTHAETRGRNFQQNGVVTREDLPRLLEDNEDGEVIGIITLEDVFEELLQAEIVDETDVYIDVHKRVRVAAAAAAAVSSITRASPVEYQSKVGLTVKKLVGKEARSTKKSKNTEPLLAESDR, encoded by the exons ATGGGTGTTCTGAGCATGGTTGTATTGGTAAAAGCAGCTTATTCGTTGAACAGCTTCGTCTTCGAGGCGGAAGACATCCGATTCGGTTGCCCGTGGTGGTTCGTCGTCGTCGGTGTGGCGTGTCTCCTCGTTCTCTTCGCCGGGATAATGTCGGGACTAACGCTCGGATTAATGTCCCTTGGCCTTGTCGAGCTCGAGATTCTCCAGCAGAGTGGTTCCTCCTCCGAGAGAAAACAAGCCG CTGCTATCTTACCAGTGGTTAAGAAGCAGCATCAACTTCTTGTGACTCTGCTTCTATGCAATGCAGCTGCCATGGAG gCACTTCCTATATGCCTGGATAAGATATTCCACCCCTTTGTGGCTGTTTTGCTCTCTGTTACTTTTGTTCTTGCTTTTGGGGAG ATAATTCCACAAGCTATATGCTCGAGGTATGGGCTTGCTGTTGGCGCTAATTTTTTGTGGCTGGTTCGCATTTTGATGATACTCTGCTATCCTATCGCTTACCCTATTGGCAAG GTTCTTGATGCTGTAATTGGGCATAATGACACACTGTTTAGGCGTGCTCAGCTGAAAGCACTTGTCTCAATGCACAGCCAGGAG GCTGGTAAGGGAGGTGAACTGACACACGAGGAAACAATGATTATAAGCGGAGCCCTTGATTTGAGTGAGAAG AAGGCTGAGGAAGCTATGACGCCAATTGAATCAACATTTTCCTTGGATGTGACTACAAAGTTAAACTG GGAAACAATTGGAAAAATACTTTCCAGAGGTCATAGCCGGATCCCTGTCTACTTGGGGAAACCGAAAAATATCATTGGGCTTCTATTG GTTAAGAGTCTTCTAACTGTAAGAGCAGAAGCAGAGACATTAGTAAGTTCTGTTTCCATCAGGAAGATCCCAAG GGTTCCATCAGATATGCCATTGTATGATATCCTCAACGAGTTTCAAAAGGGAAACAGTCACATGGCTGCGGTTGTCAAAGTCAAAGATAAAGATAAAAAGAAGAACATGAGT AGTAATGGGGAACCACCCAAGGAATATATGAACTCATACTCGAGTCCTCTTCTAACCGCTCCTCTGCTTAAGCAAGTCGATGAAAGGCATGATGATGTTGTGCTTGATATTGATAAAGTACCAACACATGCGGAAACTAGGGGAAGAAATTTTCAACAGAACGGTGTTGTGACAAGGGAGGACTTGCCGCGTTTGTTAGAAGATAACGAGGATGGAGAAGTTATAGGCATCATCACATTAGAAGATGTTTTCGAAGAACTTTTACAA GCAGAGATCGTGGATGAAACCGACGTATACATTGATGTACATAAAAG GGTACGCgtggcagcagcagcagcagcggcTGTATCATCCATAACACGTGCTTCGCCAGTG GAGTATCAAAGCAAAGTAGGACTAACGGTGAAGAAGCTTGTGGGTAAAGAAGCACGAAGTACCAAGAAATCAAAAAACACGGAGCCTCTTTTAGCAGAATCAGATAGataa